In Flavobacteriaceae bacterium, the following proteins share a genomic window:
- a CDS encoding 2-succinyl-5-enolpyruvyl-6-hydroxy-3-cyclohexene-1-carboxylic-acid synthase, with translation MKLPKIPLAQMVIQLCESKDVQHIVISPGSRNAPLTIGFTNHPYFKSYSIVDERCAAFFALGIAQQTKKPVALVCTSGSALLNYYPAITEAYYSDIPLVVISADRPQHLIGIGDGQTINQENVFKNHILYMANLKYNEDDFLVKNNNEIEINSALNFAIINNGPVHINVPLNEPLYDMINEFSTETKSIPIPEKINEKEDLSEYRNIWNSSDRKLILVGVNTPNILAQEYIEKLANDDSILVFTETTSNLHHNSFFSSIDKIIAPLSEEEFLKLQPDILLTFGGLIVSKKIKAFLRTYQPKHHWHIDEKRANNTFFCLEKHFKMTVNTFFKELQIKNEMISDYKPFWNKIKTIRNEKHKTYLNEIPFCDLKAFDLLLDSLPSYSNLQLSNSSTIRYMQLFDVNKTLSVYCNRGTSGIDGSTSTAIGAAIMSKNQTILITGDLSFFYDSNALWNNHIPKNFRIILMNNSGGGIFRILPGHKNTENFDTYFETTHKLTAKQLCEMYNFGYKTAFNEKDLKNVLVDFYSESDQPKLLEVFTPRTINDDILLKYFSILK, from the coding sequence ATGAAACTACCAAAAATCCCGCTTGCGCAGATGGTGATTCAACTTTGCGAAAGTAAAGATGTTCAACATATTGTAATATCTCCAGGGAGTCGAAATGCTCCTTTAACTATTGGATTTACAAACCACCCTTATTTTAAGAGCTATAGTATAGTAGATGAGCGTTGTGCAGCATTTTTTGCTTTAGGAATTGCACAGCAAACAAAAAAACCAGTAGCATTAGTATGTACATCTGGTAGTGCATTACTTAATTATTACCCGGCAATAACAGAAGCGTATTATAGTGATATCCCTTTAGTAGTGATTTCTGCAGATCGCCCACAACATTTAATTGGAATTGGAGATGGACAAACTATAAATCAAGAAAATGTTTTTAAAAATCATATTTTATATATGGCGAATTTAAAATACAATGAAGATGATTTTTTAGTTAAAAACAATAATGAAATTGAAATTAATTCAGCTTTAAACTTTGCAATTATAAATAATGGTCCAGTACATATTAATGTACCCCTTAACGAGCCTTTATATGATATGATTAATGAGTTTTCAACAGAAACAAAATCAATTCCCATTCCTGAAAAAATAAATGAAAAAGAAGACTTGTCCGAGTATCGTAATATTTGGAATTCTTCAGATCGAAAATTGATTTTAGTAGGTGTTAATACTCCAAATATATTAGCTCAAGAATATATAGAAAAACTTGCAAACGATGATAGTATTTTAGTATTTACAGAAACAACATCTAATCTACATCACAATTCGTTTTTCTCAAGTATAGATAAAATAATTGCACCGTTATCAGAAGAAGAATTTTTGAAACTTCAGCCAGATATTCTTCTAACTTTTGGAGGGTTAATAGTTTCTAAAAAAATCAAGGCATTTTTAAGAACGTATCAACCTAAACACCATTGGCATATAGATGAAAAAAGAGCAAACAATACGTTTTTTTGTTTAGAGAAACATTTTAAAATGACTGTAAACACTTTTTTTAAAGAGTTACAGATTAAAAATGAAATGATAAGTGATTACAAACCTTTTTGGAATAAAATAAAAACAATTAGAAACGAAAAACATAAAACTTACTTAAATGAAATCCCATTTTGTGACCTTAAAGCCTTTGACTTACTTTTAGATAGCTTACCAAGTTATAGTAATTTACAATTAAGTAACAGTTCCACAATTAGGTATATGCAATTATTTGACGTAAATAAAACGTTAAGTGTATATTGTAATAGAGGAACAAGTGGTATAGATGGTAGTACATCGACTGCAATTGGAGCAGCTATAATGTCTAAAAATCAAACAATATTAATAACAGGAGATTTGAGTTTTTTTTATGATAGTAATGCACTTTGGAATAATCATATTCCAAAAAATTTCAGAATCATTTTAATGAATAATAGTGGAGGAGGTATTTTTAGAATTTTACCTGGACATAAAAACACAGAAAATTTTGACACCTATTTTGAAACAACACATAAATTAACTGCAAAGCAGCTATGTGAAATGTATAATTTTGGATATAAAACAGCATTTAATGAAAAAGATTTAAAAAATGTATTAGTTGACTTTTATTCTGAGAGCGATCAGCCCAAGTTATTAGAGGTTTTCACGCCAAGAACTATAAACGATGATATATTATTAAAATATTTCTCAATTTTAAAATGA
- a CDS encoding DUF2853 family protein: MSKRDDLIVKYASDLKDKFGIDPDMDLLTKVTIGCGPSIYNRDSASVSSSDEKELATVKNNFLIKKLGLEDSADLDKGIDSIMNTYGRSNRNKYRVVVYYLLTKHFKKESVYK; encoded by the coding sequence ATGAGTAAACGTGACGACCTTATTGTTAAATACGCGTCAGATTTAAAAGATAAATTTGGTATAGATCCAGATATGGACTTATTAACTAAAGTAACTATTGGTTGTGGTCCATCTATTTATAATAGAGATTCGGCTTCTGTTTCAAGTTCTGATGAGAAAGAACTTGCTACAGTAAAAAACAATTTCTTAATTAAAAAATTAGGTTTAGAAGATAGTGCTGATTTAGATAAAGGAATTGACTCTATAATGAATACTTATGGACGCTCTAATCGTAATAAATATAGAGTAGTAGTATATTATTTATTAACAAAGCATTTTAAAAAAGAATCTGTTTATAAGTAA
- a CDS encoding GntR family transcriptional regulator, giving the protein MIYIGEYNTLEILRDTEPGLFLGDNDNNEVLLPNRYVPKEFEIGDSIEVFVYLDNEERLVAVTDKPYIKNGDFALLRCNQVSSIGAFLDWGLVKELFCPFKEQAFKMKAGGWYLVHCYLDEESNRLVASSKTNHFLSNKELTVNQFDEVDLIVSHPSDIGMNVIVNKQHLGLIFNEDIFKDISVGDKLKGIIKKIRPDNKLDISLGQIGYRNIEPNAGFIMNELEDNSGFLKLTDKSSPEEIKEVLQMSKKSFKKALGSLYKQRLVVIKEDGIYLSTKM; this is encoded by the coding sequence ATGATATATATAGGTGAATATAATACTCTAGAAATCTTAAGAGATACAGAACCAGGTTTATTTCTTGGAGATAATGATAATAATGAAGTACTTTTACCAAATAGATACGTGCCAAAAGAATTTGAAATTGGTGACTCCATTGAAGTCTTTGTATATTTAGATAATGAGGAGCGACTAGTAGCAGTTACAGATAAACCTTATATTAAAAATGGAGATTTTGCATTATTGCGCTGCAATCAAGTATCCAGTATTGGCGCTTTTTTAGATTGGGGCTTAGTAAAAGAATTGTTTTGCCCATTTAAAGAACAAGCTTTTAAAATGAAAGCTGGAGGTTGGTATTTAGTACATTGTTATTTAGATGAAGAGAGTAATAGACTAGTAGCGTCAAGTAAAACCAATCATTTTTTAAGCAATAAAGAATTAACTGTAAACCAATTTGATGAAGTTGATTTAATCGTTTCTCATCCTTCAGATATTGGTATGAATGTGATTGTTAATAAACAGCATTTAGGTCTTATTTTTAATGAAGATATATTTAAAGATATTAGTGTTGGAGATAAATTAAAAGGGATTATAAAAAAAATTAGACCAGACAATAAATTAGATATCTCTTTAGGGCAAATTGGTTATAGAAATATAGAACCTAATGCAGGATTTATTATGAATGAATTAGAGGATAATAGTGGGTTTTTAAAATTAACAGATAAATCATCACCCGAAGAGATAAAAGAAGTATTACAAATGAGTAAAAAGAGTTTTAAAAAAGCTCTAGGATCACTCTATAAGCAGAGACTTGTTGTTATTAAAGAGGACGGTATTTATCTCTCAACTAAAATGTAA
- a CDS encoding naphthoate synthase, producing the protein MEKIDWIKTKEYEDITYKKYNGVARIAFNRPDVRNAFRPKTTSELYDAFYDANEDVNIGVVLLSAEGPSTKDGVYSFCSGGDQKARGHQGYVGEDGYHRLNILEVQRLIRFMPKAVIAVVPGWAVGGGHSLHVVCDLTLASKEHAIFKQTDADVTSFDGGYGSAYLAKMVGQKKAREIFFLGRNYNAQEAYEMGMVNAVIPHDELETTAYEWAQEILEKSPTSIKMLKFAMNLTDDGMVGQQVFAGEATRLAYMTDEAIEGRNAFLEKRKPNFDKKWIP; encoded by the coding sequence ATGGAGAAAATTGATTGGATTAAAACCAAAGAATACGAAGACATTACTTATAAAAAATATAATGGTGTTGCTAGGATAGCATTTAATAGACCTGATGTACGTAACGCATTTCGCCCAAAAACAACAAGCGAATTATACGACGCATTTTATGACGCTAATGAAGATGTAAACATTGGTGTTGTATTGTTAAGCGCAGAAGGGCCATCGACTAAAGATGGTGTATACTCATTTTGTAGTGGAGGTGACCAAAAAGCTCGAGGCCATCAAGGTTATGTAGGAGAGGATGGTTATCATCGTTTAAATATTTTGGAAGTACAACGATTAATTCGTTTTATGCCTAAAGCAGTAATTGCTGTTGTACCAGGTTGGGCAGTAGGAGGTGGACATAGCTTGCATGTGGTTTGTGATTTAACTTTAGCAAGTAAAGAGCATGCTATCTTTAAACAGACAGACGCAGATGTAACCAGCTTTGATGGAGGGTATGGATCTGCTTATCTTGCAAAAATGGTTGGTCAAAAAAAGGCACGTGAAATATTCTTTTTAGGGAGAAACTATAATGCTCAAGAAGCCTATGAAATGGGAATGGTAAATGCAGTAATCCCTCATGACGAATTAGAAACTACTGCTTACGAATGGGCTCAAGAAATTTTAGAGAAATCTCCAACTTCAATTAAAATGCTAAAATTTGCAATGAATTTAACGGATGATGGAATGGTAGGGCAACAAGTGTTTGCTGGAGAAGCAACGCGTTTAGCTTACATGACAGATGAAGCTATAGAAGGTAGAAATGCATTTTTAGAAAAACGTAAGCCTAATTTTGATAAAAAATGGATTCCTTGA
- the menA gene encoding 1,4-dihydroxy-2-naphthoate octaprenyltransferase, whose product MDKIKLWISAFRLRTLPLSISGIIVGASMAYYNGYFKISIFILAILVTLSLQILSNLANDYGDGVKGTDNNNRIGPERAIQSGKITPDEMFSAIRANILIVIMLIFLLILASFGTKHFLYAITFFILGILCVYAAIKYTIGASAYGYRSLGDIMVFIFFGLLSVMGSYFLFARQLDHILILPACAIGLLSAGVLNLNNMRDIKSDLSSNKITVAVKLGLKKAKRYHYTLIISAMILSAIFGLLYYTAPLNLIFVLAYIPLVKHLRFVQKTENPKLLDSQLKTLALTTFIFSILLGVGYLQNAF is encoded by the coding sequence ATGGATAAAATAAAGTTATGGATCTCGGCATTTCGTTTAAGAACATTGCCACTATCGATATCAGGAATTATCGTTGGTGCATCTATGGCATATTATAATGGTTATTTTAAAATTTCAATTTTTATCCTTGCAATTTTAGTAACCTTGAGCTTGCAAATCCTATCAAATTTAGCAAATGATTATGGTGACGGTGTAAAAGGAACAGATAATAACAACAGGATAGGCCCAGAGCGAGCAATACAAAGTGGTAAAATTACACCAGACGAAATGTTTTCTGCAATTAGAGCTAATATATTAATTGTAATAATGCTTATATTTTTATTAATACTAGCCTCTTTCGGAACAAAGCATTTTTTATATGCTATTACCTTTTTTATATTAGGGATACTTTGCGTTTATGCAGCCATTAAATATACAATAGGAGCTTCTGCTTATGGTTATCGATCATTAGGAGATATTATGGTTTTTATTTTCTTTGGATTACTAAGTGTTATGGGAAGTTATTTTTTATTTGCTAGGCAATTAGATCATATATTAATTTTACCGGCGTGTGCTATAGGGTTGTTAAGTGCAGGAGTACTTAATCTCAATAATATGAGAGATATTAAATCTGATTTATCTTCTAATAAAATTACTGTAGCTGTAAAATTAGGCCTGAAAAAAGCTAAGCGATATCATTATACACTCATAATAAGTGCAATGATTTTATCTGCTATTTTTGGGTTATTATATTATACTGCTCCTCTAAACCTTATTTTTGTTCTTGCTTATATTCCTTTAGTAAAACATTTGCGATTTGTTCAAAAAACAGAAAATCCCAAACTGCTAGATTCCCAACTAAAAACTTTGGCGTTAACTACATTTATATTTTCAATTTTGTTAGGAGTAGGGTATTTGCAAAATGCATTTTAA
- a CDS encoding o-succinylbenzoate synthase: MKASYYKYILDFKQASGTSRGVMTHKETWFIILKTDTKQGVGECSILRGLSIDDCPSFETKLKWTCDNIHLGLETLLQELIEFPAIQFGLEMAFLSLQSINKFELFPSKFTKEKASIPINGLIWMGGKHFMKQQIKDKLNQGFSCIKMKIGAIDFKTELELLKSIRDEFSVSDIELRVDANGAFSAENALEKLKILSQFDLHSIEQPIKPKQYESMAQLCEQSPLPIALDEELIGVLSLKNKEELLKTINPQYIILKPSLVGGYKGSNEWIKLSENQNIGWWVTSALESNIGLNAIAQWTYTLNSNLPQGLGTGSLFINNFESPLEVRRGKLYYNNIINWNFKLKE; this comes from the coding sequence ATGAAAGCTTCTTATTATAAATACATACTTGATTTTAAGCAGGCTAGTGGTACTTCTAGAGGAGTAATGACGCATAAAGAAACTTGGTTTATTATCTTAAAGACAGATACAAAACAAGGTGTTGGAGAATGTAGCATTTTAAGAGGATTGAGTATAGATGATTGCCCAAGTTTTGAAACTAAATTAAAATGGACTTGCGATAATATTCATTTAGGTTTAGAAACCTTGCTACAAGAGTTAATTGAATTCCCTGCGATACAATTTGGTTTAGAAATGGCATTTTTGTCGCTTCAAAGTATAAATAAATTTGAGTTATTTCCTTCAAAATTTACTAAAGAGAAGGCATCTATCCCTATTAATGGATTAATTTGGATGGGGGGCAAACACTTTATGAAGCAACAAATTAAAGATAAATTAAATCAAGGATTTAGTTGTATTAAAATGAAAATTGGAGCTATAGATTTTAAAACAGAATTAGAATTATTAAAATCAATTAGAGACGAATTCTCTGTTAGTGATATTGAATTAAGAGTTGATGCTAATGGTGCTTTTTCTGCTGAAAATGCTTTAGAAAAATTAAAAATACTGTCTCAATTTGATTTACACTCAATTGAACAACCTATAAAGCCGAAGCAGTATGAAAGCATGGCTCAACTGTGTGAACAATCTCCGCTACCTATTGCTTTAGATGAAGAATTGATTGGTGTACTCTCTTTAAAAAATAAAGAAGAGTTATTGAAAACTATTAATCCGCAATATATTATTTTAAAACCAAGTTTAGTAGGTGGTTATAAAGGTAGTAATGAATGGATTAAGCTTTCGGAAAATCAAAATATTGGTTGGTGGGTTACTAGTGCTTTAGAAAGCAATATAGGTCTTAATGCTATTGCACAATGGACGTATACTCTAAATAGTAATTTGCCGCAGGGGTTAGGAACTGGGAGTTTGTTTATTAATAATTTTGAATCTCCATTAGAAGTAAGGAGAGGAAAATTATATTATAATAATATTATAAATTGGAATTTTAAATTAAAAGAATGA
- a CDS encoding CPBP family intramembrane metalloprotease — MSYIQQAYKGLYDYWRYLIGIAIIVAGITIFSIPHAIAIAFKTFEGEIDQSRIDDISYLMSLFDSNLNLIFVLLPFAGGLLTLILVTRYLHKQSFVKLTTTRKKIDWKRILFAFFFWGIISSTFVLIDYYSNPESYQFNFKLMPFVILALISIALVPLQTSCEEYLFRGYLMQGIGVIVKNKWIPLIITSAIFGLLHISNPEIDQLGHILLVYYIGTGLFLGITVLMDEGLELALGFHAANNLFTALLVTADWTAFQTHSILKDVSEPEAAGIMDTFFPVFVIFPIVLFIFAKKYKWNNWKGKLFGKVKQPLKENYKIIGES; from the coding sequence ATGAGTTACATACAACAAGCTTATAAAGGATTATATGATTATTGGAGATATTTAATAGGAATAGCTATTATTGTAGCTGGAATTACAATATTTTCGATACCTCATGCTATTGCTATTGCATTTAAAACATTTGAAGGAGAAATAGATCAATCTAGAATAGATGATATAAGCTATTTAATGAGCTTATTTGACTCAAACCTGAATTTAATTTTTGTGCTACTACCCTTTGCAGGAGGTCTACTAACATTAATTTTAGTGACAAGATATCTTCATAAACAATCGTTTGTCAAACTCACTACAACTCGTAAAAAAATAGATTGGAAACGTATTTTATTTGCATTTTTCTTTTGGGGTATTATATCATCAACTTTTGTGTTAATTGATTATTATTCTAATCCAGAATCGTATCAATTCAACTTTAAACTAATGCCATTTGTCATATTAGCTCTTATTTCTATTGCTTTGGTCCCGTTACAAACGAGCTGTGAAGAATATTTGTTTAGAGGTTATTTAATGCAAGGAATAGGAGTGATAGTGAAAAACAAATGGATTCCTTTAATCATCACTTCAGCTATTTTTGGATTATTACACATTTCTAACCCAGAAATTGATCAGTTAGGTCATATCCTTTTAGTGTATTACATTGGTACTGGTTTATTTTTAGGAATTACTGTTTTAATGGATGAAGGACTAGAACTCGCGTTAGGGTTCCATGCTGCAAACAATTTGTTTACAGCATTATTAGTAACAGCAGATTGGACAGCGTTTCAAACGCATTCTATATTAAAAGATGTTTCAGAACCGGAAGCAGCTGGAATAATGGATACCTTTTTTCCTGTGTTTGTTATATTCCCTATAGTACTATTTATTTTTGCTAAAAAATATAAATGGAATAATTGGAAAGGAAAATTATTTGGTAAAGTAAAGCAACCTTTAAAAGAAAACTATAAGATTATAGGAGAATCTTAA
- a CDS encoding O-succinylbenzoic acid--CoA ligase: protein MITNFTKIHNAFKLNGKHYTLTALKEVALDFAKQESYKVHIGNFLLDWLNNEDYVVVNTSGSTGIPKAIKLQKQAMIYSAKATGDFFKLEPNHKILHCLPSNFIAGKMMLVRALVLGLDVHIVTPASNPLEGINKEYEFCAMVPLQLENSLKKLYKIKTLIVGGAAVSNTLKNELENLSTRIYATYGMTETITHIAVKALNYSNNSLYYSVLPNIIVKTDERGCLVINAPQLNPKAIVTNDLVTLKSETSFKLLGRYDNIINSGGIKFIPEQIEQKLQHLINSRFFIASENDKQLGERLIIIIEAEENSIDSSVFSVLEKYETPKKIYYLNRFIETATSKINRIETLKLI from the coding sequence ATGATAACAAACTTCACTAAAATACACAATGCGTTTAAGTTAAATGGTAAACATTATACGTTAACTGCATTAAAAGAAGTTGCATTAGATTTTGCTAAACAAGAAAGTTATAAAGTTCACATTGGTAATTTTTTATTAGATTGGTTAAATAATGAAGACTATGTTGTAGTAAATACTTCAGGTTCTACAGGAATACCCAAAGCTATTAAACTTCAAAAGCAAGCAATGATTTATTCTGCTAAGGCTACAGGAGATTTTTTTAAGTTAGAACCAAACCACAAAATATTACATTGTTTACCTAGTAATTTTATTGCAGGTAAAATGATGTTAGTTAGAGCATTAGTTTTAGGCTTGGATGTACATATCGTAACTCCAGCGTCAAACCCTTTAGAAGGAATAAATAAAGAGTATGAGTTTTGTGCTATGGTACCATTACAACTAGAAAACTCTCTAAAAAAATTATATAAAATTAAAACCCTCATTGTTGGAGGAGCAGCTGTATCAAATACCCTTAAAAATGAATTAGAAAACCTTTCAACTCGTATATATGCTACTTACGGGATGACAGAAACCATTACTCATATTGCAGTAAAGGCATTAAATTATTCTAATAATAGTCTCTACTATAGTGTTCTTCCAAATATTATAGTTAAAACAGATGAAAGAGGATGTTTAGTTATAAATGCCCCTCAATTAAACCCAAAAGCAATTGTTACTAATGATCTTGTGACACTGAAATCAGAAACATCTTTTAAACTCTTAGGGCGCTATGATAATATAATTAATTCTGGAGGGATTAAATTTATTCCAGAACAAATTGAACAAAAGCTCCAACACTTAATTAATTCGCGATTTTTTATTGCTTCAGAAAATGATAAACAGTTGGGAGAGCGTTTAATTATTATTATTGAAGCTGAAGAAAATAGTATTGACTCTTCAGTTTTTAGTGTTTTAGAGAAATATGAAACACCTAAAAAGATTTATTATTTAAATCGATTTATAGAAACTGCTACTTCTAAAATAAATCGTATTGAAACCCTTAAATTAATTTAA
- a CDS encoding DUF3520 domain-containing protein, with protein MRKLILIVCALTISLQIQAQEKVIRGTVTFSEDGLPLPGTSVLVKKTKRGVQTDFDGNYELKASIGEILVFSLIGYKNEEVVVGSSNRIDVSLDLDIKALEEVVVTGYATTSKIQLTGAVSSMSGKKKVKPSLGQVLQGQTSGIQVTSANGTAGALTSITIRGVNSINSNKPLYIVDGIPVNETDFNSLTPKKIKDIKVFKNDKASALYGSKGANGVIVISTKGKKQQTDLSIIEDFYNESYAQINENSFERTNLSPLSTFSIDVDKASYSNIRRMINKGQKIPYDAVKIEEMINYFDYNYPQPSDNHPFSINTEVAQTPWNIDTKIVKIGLQGKTYENDALPASNLTFLIDVSGSMGAHNKLQLLKPAFKLLVNQLRKKDKVSIVVYAGAAGVVLEPTSGDKKEKIMEALDNLQSGGSTAGGAGIKLAYKLAQEHFIKNGNNRVILATDGDFNVGASSDKAMEKLIEEKRKSGVFLSVLGFGYGNYKDSKLETLADKGNGNHAYIDNLQEAQKVFGKEFGGTLYTIAKDVKIQVEFNPKKVQAYRLIGYENRLLADEDFIDDTKDAGELGSGHTVTALYEIIPVGIKSDYLKEVDDLKYTETTPTNKYSDELLTVKFRYKKPSEDESIEMIHTLKDELKEASSDLKFASAVALFGMQLRHSKYYNNSKIEDIITLANAARDNDKEGYKAEFIRLVSLYENL; from the coding sequence ATGAGAAAACTAATTTTAATCGTATGCGCATTAACGATATCTTTACAGATACAAGCGCAGGAAAAAGTAATTAGAGGAACAGTAACGTTTTCTGAAGATGGTTTACCATTGCCAGGAACTAGTGTTCTTGTTAAAAAAACAAAGAGAGGAGTTCAAACTGATTTTGATGGGAACTACGAACTTAAAGCTAGTATTGGGGAAATATTGGTGTTTTCATTAATAGGTTATAAAAATGAAGAAGTAGTTGTCGGAAGTTCAAACCGTATTGATGTTTCATTAGATTTAGATATTAAAGCATTGGAAGAAGTTGTTGTTACTGGATATGCTACAACAAGTAAAATACAGCTCACTGGTGCTGTATCATCAATGAGTGGTAAAAAAAAAGTAAAACCATCATTAGGTCAAGTGCTTCAGGGGCAAACATCAGGAATACAAGTTACTTCTGCAAATGGAACTGCAGGTGCTTTAACCTCAATAACTATTAGAGGTGTTAACTCTATAAATTCAAACAAACCTTTATATATTGTAGATGGTATACCAGTTAATGAAACGGATTTTAATTCTCTAACTCCAAAAAAAATCAAAGACATTAAAGTATTTAAAAATGATAAAGCATCTGCTTTATATGGAAGTAAAGGTGCAAATGGAGTTATTGTAATTAGTACAAAAGGAAAAAAACAGCAAACGGATTTATCAATTATTGAAGATTTCTATAATGAATCTTACGCTCAAATCAACGAAAACAGTTTTGAAAGAACCAATTTATCTCCATTATCAACGTTTTCTATAGATGTTGATAAAGCGTCATATAGTAATATTAGACGAATGATTAATAAAGGGCAAAAAATCCCTTATGATGCAGTGAAAATTGAAGAAATGATTAATTATTTTGATTATAATTATCCACAACCATCAGATAACCACCCATTTTCAATTAATACAGAAGTTGCTCAAACCCCTTGGAATATAGATACCAAAATTGTCAAAATTGGACTCCAAGGAAAAACTTATGAAAACGACGCATTACCAGCATCTAATCTTACATTCTTAATTGATGTGTCTGGGTCTATGGGAGCACATAATAAATTACAATTATTAAAACCAGCGTTCAAATTGTTAGTTAATCAGCTGAGAAAAAAAGATAAAGTATCTATCGTTGTATATGCTGGTGCTGCAGGTGTTGTTTTAGAACCAACATCGGGTGATAAAAAAGAAAAAATAATGGAAGCTTTAGACAATTTACAATCAGGAGGGTCTACAGCTGGGGGAGCTGGCATTAAACTGGCTTATAAGTTAGCTCAAGAACACTTTATAAAAAATGGAAATAATCGAGTTATTTTAGCAACAGACGGAGATTTTAATGTAGGAGCTTCTAGCGACAAAGCTATGGAGAAATTAATTGAAGAAAAACGCAAATCGGGAGTGTTCTTATCAGTATTAGGTTTTGGATACGGAAATTATAAGGATTCAAAATTAGAAACCTTAGCAGATAAAGGAAATGGCAATCACGCATACATCGATAATCTTCAAGAAGCTCAAAAAGTATTCGGTAAAGAGTTTGGAGGAACATTATACACTATTGCTAAAGATGTGAAAATTCAAGTAGAATTTAACCCTAAAAAAGTGCAAGCATATCGATTAATAGGCTATGAAAATAGATTGTTAGCTGATGAAGATTTTATTGACGATACTAAAGATGCAGGAGAACTAGGAAGTGGTCATACCGTAACAGCTCTTTATGAAATAATTCCAGTAGGTATAAAAAGTGATTATTTAAAGGAAGTGGATGATTTAAAATACACAGAAACAACTCCAACTAATAAATACTCTGATGAATTATTAACAGTAAAGTTTCGTTATAAAAAACCTTCTGAAGATGAAAGTATAGAAATGATTCACACACTTAAAGACGAGCTAAAAGAAGCTTCTAGCGATTTAAAATTTGCTTCAGCTGTTGCTTTATTCGGAATGCAACTAAGACATTCAAAATATTATAATAATTCCAAAATTGAAGACATAATTACTTTAGCTAATGCAGCAAGAGACAATGATAAAGAAGGTTATAAAGCTGAATTTATAAGATTAGTATCTTTATACGAAAATTTATAA
- a CDS encoding DoxX family protein — MGRIKTLNKWANKHTYLPLDILRITLGVFLLIKGINFMGNTQLLMDLFKPIQNLAGGMITVHYVVPAHFIGGILIMCGLLTRWAIIAQLPILIGAILINFVGEMNTLNLLLASITFLVSVFFMFYGSGKRSADYYLKMQQ; from the coding sequence ATGGGAAGAATTAAAACACTTAATAAATGGGCAAACAAGCATACCTATTTACCATTAGATATACTACGAATTACTTTAGGTGTATTTTTACTTATTAAAGGCATTAATTTTATGGGTAACACTCAACTTTTAATGGATTTGTTTAAACCTATCCAGAATCTTGCTGGAGGAATGATTACTGTTCATTATGTAGTTCCCGCTCATTTTATTGGAGGTATTTTAATAATGTGTGGTTTGTTAACACGTTGGGCAATAATTGCTCAATTACCAATTTTAATTGGTGCCATACTTATAAATTTTGTTGGAGAGATGAACACTTTAAATTTATTGCTTGCCAGTATTACATTTTTGGTTTCAGTATTTTTTATGTTTTATGGTTCTGGAAAGCGTTCTGCTGATTATTATTTAAAAATGCAACAATAA